One part of the Streptomyces lydicus genome encodes these proteins:
- a CDS encoding bifunctional 3'-5' exonuclease/DNA polymerase has translation MRWAVAETGDGGARLCPLGPDGRPAGPVVREPSLAEAVRSRPEVGRWVWRSTAEIYRRLLAAGVRVERCYDVEAAEALLIGHEEGQSGQPRSLAAAWARLRGLPVPPDAPVRATEPQPSLFEPGPVPLPPGTDEMTALLEVYAGQLARTGKAGHPERMRLLLASESAGMLVAAELRRAGVPWRADVHRALLDELLGERYPGGMETRRLAELADEVSRAFGAGARVRPDLPQDIIRAFAGAGIALTSTRKWELQRIDHPAVAPLLEYKKLYRLHTAHGWSWLQQWVHDGRFRPEYLPGGTVSGRWTTNGGGALQIPKVIRQAVRADPGWRLVVADAAQMEPRVLAAVSRDRGLMEVAGSGEDLYAGLAARAFGGDRAQAKLGLLGAIYGQTSGDALKHMADLRRRYPAAVAYVDEAARAGEEGRLVRTWLGRTCPPASVAPPDEAGLLQEEEQPAAYGGGSAAARARGRFTRNFVVQGSAADWALLVLAALRHALWEGGLRAELVFFQHDEVIVHCPASEAAVVAEAIAAAAGTAGRIAFGRTPVRFPFTTAVVECYADAK, from the coding sequence ATGAGATGGGCGGTGGCGGAGACGGGCGACGGGGGTGCTCGTCTCTGCCCGCTCGGACCGGACGGCCGGCCCGCGGGTCCGGTGGTGCGGGAGCCGTCGCTCGCCGAGGCGGTGCGGTCGCGGCCGGAGGTCGGGCGGTGGGTGTGGCGGTCCACCGCGGAGATCTACCGGCGGCTGCTGGCGGCCGGGGTGCGGGTGGAGCGGTGCTACGACGTGGAGGCCGCCGAGGCGCTGCTGATCGGCCACGAGGAGGGGCAGTCGGGGCAGCCTCGTTCGCTGGCCGCCGCCTGGGCGCGGCTGCGCGGTCTGCCGGTGCCGCCGGACGCTCCGGTGCGCGCGACCGAACCGCAGCCGTCCCTGTTCGAGCCGGGCCCGGTGCCGCTGCCGCCGGGCACGGACGAGATGACCGCGCTGCTGGAGGTCTACGCCGGCCAGTTGGCGCGTACGGGGAAGGCCGGGCATCCGGAGCGGATGCGGCTGCTGCTGGCGTCGGAGTCCGCGGGGATGCTGGTCGCGGCAGAGCTGCGCCGGGCCGGGGTGCCGTGGCGGGCGGACGTCCATCGGGCGCTGCTGGACGAGCTGTTGGGCGAGCGGTACCCGGGCGGGATGGAGACCCGTCGGCTGGCGGAGCTGGCGGACGAGGTGTCGCGGGCGTTCGGGGCGGGCGCGCGGGTGCGGCCCGATCTGCCGCAGGACATCATCAGGGCGTTCGCCGGCGCGGGGATCGCGCTGACCTCGACCCGCAAGTGGGAGCTGCAGCGGATCGACCATCCGGCGGTGGCGCCGCTGCTGGAGTACAAGAAGCTGTACCGCCTGCACACCGCCCACGGGTGGTCCTGGTTGCAGCAGTGGGTGCACGACGGCCGGTTCCGCCCCGAGTACCTGCCCGGGGGCACGGTCTCCGGGCGCTGGACGACCAACGGGGGCGGGGCGCTGCAGATCCCCAAGGTGATCCGGCAAGCGGTGCGCGCGGATCCGGGATGGCGGCTGGTGGTCGCCGACGCCGCCCAGATGGAGCCGCGGGTGCTGGCGGCCGTCTCCCGTGACCGCGGTCTGATGGAGGTGGCCGGCAGCGGCGAGGACCTGTACGCGGGTCTGGCGGCCCGCGCGTTCGGCGGTGACCGGGCGCAGGCCAAGCTGGGCCTGCTCGGGGCGATTTACGGTCAGACGTCGGGCGATGCGCTCAAGCACATGGCCGATCTGCGGCGCCGCTATCCGGCCGCGGTGGCGTACGTGGACGAGGCGGCTCGTGCGGGCGAGGAGGGGCGTCTGGTGCGCACGTGGCTGGGGCGTACCTGTCCGCCCGCGTCCGTGGCGCCACCCGACGAGGCGGGCCTGCTGCAGGAGGAGGAGCAGCCGGCGGCGTACGGCGGCGGTTCCGCGGCGGCCCGTGCCCGCGGCCGGTTCACCCGTAACTTCGTCGTGCAGGGCAGTGCCGCGGACTGGGCGCTGCTGGTGCTGGCGGCGCTGCGCCACGCGCTGTGGGAGGGCGGGCTCCGCGCCGAGCTGGTGTTCTTCCAGCACGACGAGGTGATCGTGCACTGTCCGGCGTCGGAGGCGGCAGTGGTGGCGGAGGCCATCGCGGCCGCGGCCGGGACGGCGGGGCGGATCGCCTTCGGGCGGACGCCGGTGCGCTTCCCGTTCACGACGGCGGTGGTGGAGTGCTATGCGGACGCGAAGTGA
- a CDS encoding alpha/beta hydrolase produces MTLPRGTVVHPELAPFVDKLPPFSDPYADIAATRERFRALLAATPADRSGVESRRHEVVRPDGSALTVEVYRPEGTGGGRGAALPAVLHFHGGGYAIGRALPGQDKTAIELCRELPAVTVAVEYRLAPEHRYPAGVEDCYLALEWTARHAAELGIDPERIAVTGNSAGGGLSAAVALMARDRGGPALAYQSLCVPDVDDRVAEEPVPADADDAPDPRTNSLRTIRLAWRHYLPEGAVADAYAAAARATDLSGLPPAYVLVCDLDPLRDPGLAYARRLMDAGVQVTVRNVPGAWHGFELYAPETRLAKETTAHRTGHLRAALYPAGSASGSSGSAAAGPVRS; encoded by the coding sequence ATGACCTTGCCGCGGGGAACCGTCGTCCATCCTGAACTGGCGCCCTTTGTCGACAAGTTGCCGCCTTTCTCCGATCCGTACGCGGACATCGCCGCGACCCGTGAGCGGTTCCGTGCGCTGCTGGCCGCGACGCCGGCCGACCGCTCGGGAGTGGAGAGCCGACGTCATGAGGTGGTGCGGCCGGACGGCAGTGCGCTGACGGTCGAGGTCTACCGTCCGGAGGGTACGGGCGGCGGCCGGGGGGCCGCGCTGCCCGCCGTGCTGCACTTCCACGGCGGTGGCTACGCCATCGGCCGTGCGCTGCCCGGCCAGGACAAGACGGCGATCGAGCTCTGCCGTGAGCTGCCCGCCGTCACCGTCGCCGTCGAGTACCGCCTCGCTCCCGAGCACCGCTATCCGGCCGGGGTGGAGGACTGTTACCTGGCACTGGAGTGGACGGCGCGGCACGCGGCCGAACTCGGCATCGATCCGGAGCGGATCGCGGTCACCGGGAATTCCGCGGGCGGCGGGCTGAGCGCCGCGGTCGCCCTGATGGCCCGCGACCGCGGCGGGCCGGCGCTCGCCTACCAGTCGCTGTGCGTACCGGACGTGGACGACCGCGTCGCCGAGGAGCCGGTGCCGGCGGACGCGGACGACGCGCCGGATCCGCGGACGAACAGCCTGCGCACGATACGGCTGGCGTGGCGGCACTACCTGCCCGAGGGGGCGGTGGCGGACGCGTACGCCGCGGCGGCCCGGGCCACCGACCTCTCGGGGCTGCCGCCGGCGTACGTCCTGGTCTGCGACCTCGATCCGCTGCGCGATCCGGGGCTGGCGTACGCGCGTCGGCTGATGGACGCGGGGGTGCAGGTGACGGTCCGCAACGTGCCGGGCGCGTGGCACGGTTTCGAGCTGTACGCGCCGGAGACCCGGCTCGCGAAGGAGACGACCGCGCACCGCACCGGGCATCTGCGGGCGGCGCTGTACCCGGCGGGGAGTGCGAGCGGGTCTTCGGGCTCAGCCGCGGCCGGGCCCGTCCGGTCCTGA
- a CDS encoding TetR/AcrR family transcriptional regulator, translating to MSGIDRSRAARAETRTRIEDTAARLFAESGYAGTTIGEIAAEAGLSKPMLYRHFDSKQELHLALLERHRDELAAAPISELLHGAGDLDTRMTAMYDAWFGYVQAHPYTWRLMFRDTTGDAEVQDFHRELQRRQRETDVALLREFAPGIPEAELEPLGEAIRSSLYGLALWWLDRPDQPRELLVAAMVRITRGLIATPPAPTEGRPGEAAPAGADPARGRPGGSGPDGPGRG from the coding sequence ATGAGCGGGATCGACCGGAGCCGCGCCGCGCGCGCCGAGACCAGGACGCGTATCGAGGACACCGCCGCCCGGCTCTTCGCCGAGAGCGGCTACGCGGGCACGACCATCGGGGAGATCGCCGCCGAGGCGGGCCTGAGCAAGCCGATGCTCTACCGCCACTTCGACTCCAAGCAGGAACTGCACCTGGCCCTGCTGGAGCGCCACCGCGACGAGCTCGCCGCCGCCCCGATCAGTGAACTCCTGCACGGCGCAGGTGACCTGGACACCCGCATGACGGCGATGTACGACGCCTGGTTCGGGTACGTGCAGGCCCACCCGTACACCTGGCGCCTGATGTTCCGCGACACCACCGGGGACGCCGAGGTCCAGGACTTCCACCGCGAACTGCAGCGCCGGCAGCGCGAGACGGACGTCGCGCTGCTCCGCGAATTCGCGCCCGGCATCCCCGAGGCAGAACTGGAGCCGCTCGGCGAGGCGATCCGCAGCTCGCTGTACGGCCTCGCGCTGTGGTGGCTGGACCGCCCCGACCAGCCCCGTGAGCTGCTCGTCGCCGCCATGGTCCGGATCACCCGCGGCCTGATCGCCACGCCCCCGGCCCCGACCGAAGGGCGGCCCGGGGAGGCGGCCCCGGCCGGAGCGGACCCCGCCCGCGGCCGCCCCGGCGGGTCAGGACCGGACGGGCCCGGCCGCGGCTGA
- a CDS encoding spheroidene monooxygenase produces the protein MILSVHIADLGVRSLPGVLRARPGPADTPGLRYARTTFTGAVAAGPPRLRPGRAALIAAWEDDAALDRFLAAGPLARQLAGGWLVRLRPVRVAGAWGPLPVRTDPAADAALTEEDGPVAVLTLGQLRLRRALPFLRASSAASGRAAADPALVASLALARPPRMVGTFSVWRSVSAMRQYAYGSAGPQHRNAVREHQADPFHHEAAFLRCRPYGTRGLLDGREPVTAASVAPPHASRDRP, from the coding sequence GTGATTCTTTCCGTACACATCGCCGACCTCGGCGTCCGCTCGCTGCCGGGCGTCCTGCGCGCCCGCCCGGGACCGGCCGACACCCCCGGTCTGCGCTACGCCCGCACGACGTTCACCGGCGCCGTCGCCGCCGGCCCGCCCAGGCTGCGTCCCGGGCGGGCCGCGCTGATCGCCGCGTGGGAGGACGACGCCGCACTCGACCGCTTCCTCGCCGCCGGTCCGCTCGCACGGCAACTGGCCGGCGGCTGGCTGGTGCGGCTCCGGCCGGTGCGGGTCGCGGGCGCGTGGGGGCCGCTGCCGGTCCGGACCGACCCCGCTGCCGACGCGGCGCTCACCGAGGAGGACGGCCCGGTCGCCGTACTCACCCTCGGGCAGCTGCGGCTGCGGCGGGCCCTGCCGTTCCTGCGCGCCAGCTCCGCCGCGTCCGGCCGGGCCGCCGCCGACCCCGCGCTGGTCGCGTCCCTGGCGTTGGCGAGGCCGCCCCGCATGGTCGGCACGTTCTCCGTGTGGCGGAGCGTCTCGGCCATGCGGCAGTACGCCTACGGCTCCGCCGGGCCGCAGCACCGGAACGCGGTCAGGGAACACCAGGCGGACCCCTTCCACCACGAAGCGGCCTTCCTGCGCTGCCGGCCGTACGGCACGCGGGGCCTGCTGGACGGCCGGGAGCCGGTGACAGCGGCGTCGGTCGCACCTCCGCACGCGTCGCGGGACCGGCCCTGA
- a CDS encoding RidA family protein, with translation MNPPHLAPPTGFSHAVRAAPGTLVFLAGQTALDGSGKIVGDGIVEQFERALTNLLEVAAAAGAGPSDLAKLTVFAVDVADYRRHARELGRVWKRLVGSDFPAMAVIGATRLWDETALVEIEGIAVVRER, from the coding sequence ATCAACCCGCCTCATCTAGCGCCGCCGACGGGTTTCAGCCACGCGGTCCGCGCCGCCCCGGGCACGCTGGTCTTCCTTGCCGGGCAGACCGCCCTCGACGGCTCGGGGAAGATCGTCGGGGACGGCATCGTCGAGCAGTTCGAGCGGGCGCTGACGAACCTGCTGGAGGTCGCCGCGGCCGCCGGGGCGGGCCCGTCCGATCTCGCCAAGCTCACCGTGTTCGCGGTCGACGTCGCCGACTACCGCCGGCACGCCCGGGAACTCGGCCGGGTGTGGAAGCGACTGGTCGGGAGCGACTTCCCGGCGATGGCGGTGATCGGCGCGACCCGGCTGTGGGACGAGACGGCGCTGGTCGAGATCGAGGGCATCGCGGTGGTGCGGGAGCGGTAG